CGTTTCATCAACAAGGCGCTGACAGCGTGGGCATGGAGCGTCAGTAGGCGTTGCAAGGCTCATTCGAGCAACCTCCCATTCGGCAGGAACGGTTGTGGTCTGGAGCAGTATGCTATAATGCGCGTGTTTGAGTCTGCTCACATGCTGCGATTATAGCACAGCCCTTCATCCATGCCACTAGATAGCGCTAATTTCGTTGCATGAAGCTTGGCATTTAAGGGGGAATGATGACACGCTGTATCCACTGCGGTGCTGCCATTCAGCCTAATACGAAGTTTTGCCCAAGTTGCGGTAAATCGCAACAGGCCGCACCCAATCAAGCTAACCCCGCCTTAGGCGGTGGGGCCACAACCATCCTACATTCATCGATGGCATTTTTAGAGGTGCAAGAAACTGGTCAGGCACCCCGTCAAATTCCACTCGCTAATCAACCAGTGACCTTTGGCCGCAAGCCCGATAACGATATTATTGCGTCATCGCGCTTTGTGTCGTCGAACCATGCGCGGATCGAGCCAGACGGCCAACGCCACGTCATTATCGATCTTGGTAGCACCAATGGCTTGCTCTTTCAAAGCCAACGTGTGCCCCGCCATAGTTTTAACGATGGCGATTCGGTACGGATTGGCGATCCGGTTACTGGGAACTTTGTAACCCTAACGTATCGCAATCAAAAGGTTGCCACGCCGCCCGCCGAAGCTGGCCACGTTAGCCGCTTTGATTTGAGCAATAAGCCTGCCGTGACGATTGGCCGCGAAGGCTCAGCCCTCAATTTGCCCAATCCCCAAGTGTCACGTAACCATGCCGAAATTCGCGCCATCCAAGGTGGCCACGAGGTTCGCGATCTTGGCAGCACCAACGGCACGTTCGTCAATGGTAATCGAATCACGACAACCCGCCTAAATCGCGGCGATGTGATTCAAATTGGGCCATTCAAACTGGTCTACGACGGCACTTCGCTTGATCAATTTGATCAACGGGGCGCATTGCGAATCGATGCCCATTCATTGGTACGCTTGGTCGGCGGCAATCGAGTTATTCTGAATAATGTTTCGCTGGTAATCGAACCACGCGAATTTATTGCCTTGGTTGGTGGCTCAGGCGCTGGCAAATCAACCCTGATGGGTGCACTATCGGGCTACAATCGTGCCAACAAAGGCGCGGTGTTGGTCAATGGCGACGACTATTATGCCAACTTCGATGCCTACCGCGCCATTTTGGGCTATGTGCCGCAAGATGATATTTTGCACAGCAGCTTGCCAGTTGATGTAGCTTTGCGCTATACCGCTAAGCTCCGTTTGCCCGCCGACACTGCCAGCAGCGAAATCGAAGCGCGGATCGATCGGGTGCTCAAAGATGTTGAGATGAGCGCCCATCGTGGCAAGCAAGTTAATCAACTTTCTGGTGGCCAGCGCAAACGGGTGTCAATTAGTTCGGAGCTTTTGGCCGACCCCAGCCTGTTCTTTCTCGATGAGCCAACCTCGGGGCTAGACCCGGGCCTCGAAAAGAAGATGATGTATACCTTGCGCCAATTGGCTGATTCAGGGCGCACAATTGTGTTGGTAACTCACGCCACCGCCAATATCACCCAATGCGATCATGTGGTGTTTATGGCCGATGGGCGCATGGTTTGGTTTGGGCCGCCCAGCGAGGCCTTAACCTTCTTCAATGTAACTTCGGGCGATTTTGCCGATATCTACACCAAACTTGAGGGCGATGCTGACCCGAATCATCCTTTAACTACAACTGAGTTGAAGCAAGAATTCGAAACGTGGCGGCAACATAATAATCAAGTGCGCCAAGCACCACGACTCTCTGAGCTGTGGGAAATTCGTTTCCGCAACTCCGAGGCCTATCGCAAATATGTTTGGGAACGGCTGCAACGTGCGCCGCAAGTGCCAGTTATGACCCCACCGCAAGCGCCAATTCCCCAAGCTGCGGTGCCTGGAGCCTATCCCAACCAAGTCAGCGTCTCGATTCCTACCTCGGCGGCTCCTGCTGGCCGACCCAAACCGCCGCCCGTTTCGGCCATGCGCCAGTTTGGGATTATGACACGGCGTTATTTGCGCTTGATCGCCGCCGATAAACGCAACCTTGGGATTTTATTGTTGCAAGCTCCGATTATTGGTATGATTTTGCTGTTGGTGGCCAAAGAAGATGCCTTCCGCCGCCCCAATTCGGCTGATGCACGTATGGTTCCGTTCTTGTTGGGCGCGATTGCAGTGTGGTTTGGCATTTTGAATTCAGCCCGCGAAATCACCAAGGAAGGCCCAATTTATCGCCGTGAACGTTTGGCCAACCTTAAAATCGTACCTTATTTAGGCTCGAAAGTTCTGGTGCTAGCTGGCTTATGTCTCATTCAAAGCATTATTTTGATGGTCATTCTGGGCACAAAGGTCGATTTTGATCTTGGGCTGGAGGTACCATTTGGGGTTTGGGGTGGCTTTTTGGTCACAACCTTCCTCACATCGCTCACAGGCTTAGGCGTTGGCTTGTTGATTTCGGCCTCAGCTAGCTCATCGGATAAAGCCATGAGCATCATTCCCTTTGCGCTAATTCCGCAGATTGTGTTTGCTTTGGCCTTGCTGCCCTTGCCTGCGGCCTTGGCTCCAGTTTCATTCTTGGTTGGCAGCCGCTGGGCCATGCAAGCCTATGGCTCGATCGGCGGTTTGGGTGAGCCATTCGACCCAGGCAAATGTCGCGCTGGCCAAATTCCTAGCCCCAGCACCTGTGAGGTGTTTCCAACTGTGGGCTACGACGATAGTGCTGGCTATATTTTCCTGACTTGGTTTATTTTGATTGGCTACACCATGGCTTGTTTGGCAATCACGGCTTGGTTGCTCAAACGCCGTGATAAGGAAGCCTAGTTGTGAGCCAAAGTGAGCCAATTCAATGGAATGCCGTAGCCTTGCAAGCGCTCCAGGTCGAAGGCGTAAACGAGCGTTGGAATGCAGTCCAAGAGCAGTTGCACCCAATTCTGGTCGCGCTCAGTGAGCAACTTGATAGCGCTGCAGCCCGCCAATTTCCCAACACTTGGGGTTTGTACGAAGTTAGTGCCAAAACCGTTAGAGCGGTCAATCGTGGCCGCCAACGTGATCCAATCGACGATTATCATGTGGTAATCGACCGACCACCACGCGGCTGCCATATTTATCTCGGGGTTAGCGGCAGTGAAGAACGGATTTTGGTTGGAATTCAATTGTGGAATAAGCGCAAGCGTGAATTAGCAGCGGTTTGGGATCGTGGGCGGGTGCTGTGGGAGCCGTTAATTCGCAGTTTGCCCGATGTGCGCTATACCCGTGGCGAGCATGCTGAGCAACAACTTTGGCTCGATGATTATCTGGCCAATCGCAGTAGCAATTATCTTTGGGCGGGCTGGAGCTACCCTTGGCAGCAAGCGCTAGATGATAGCCAACAATTTAATCTGCAATTGATCAACCATATGTTGGCCTTGCTACCGCTCAATGAAGCAATTATGGAAATTGCCGAAGAGGAGTGGGAATTACCACCAAGCCATCTTCGCGAAGCCCGCCAAAGTTATGCCACGGGTTTCAATAGCCCAAGTATCGAAGAAATTAGCGCTAGCATTCGCCAACGGGGCTTTATCTATCCCGATGCTGTGCTGCGTTCGTATCACATTGCCCTGCAAACCAAGCCCTTGGTGATTTTGCCTGGAATTTCGGGCACAGGCAAAACCCGTTTGACTCGTGTCTATGCTGATGCAGTGCATCAAATCGCGCCGCACAGCGATAATCCCTATTATTTGGCGGTGGCCGTGCAGCCCGATTGGCATAATGCCCGCGATCTGCTGGGTTATTTCAATGCCTTGACCCAAACCTTCCAGCCAACTCCAACCTTGCGTTTGTTACTGCGAGCCAGCGCTGATCCAGCTAATCCCTATTTTCTCTGCCTTGATGAGCTGAATTTGGCGCGGCCTGAATATTATTTAGCGCCAATTTTGAGTGCGCTCGAAACCGCCGAACATCTAATCGATTTGGGTATTCCCCAAGAAGTTGCCCAAACCGTTGATGGCGAGAGCGTGCGCAATCCACTGCGTTTGCCATTAAATGTGCATATCATCGGCACAGTCAATGTTGATGAAAGCACCTTTACGCTCAGCGACAAACTGCTTGATCGAGCAAACGTGATCGAACTGACCGAGGTCGATTTAGCCGCATGGCGAGCCAGCTATCGCCGTCCGTTTAATCTGACAGCATGGCAATTATTGCTTGAATTACAACCAATCTTGGCCAGCCTTGGGCATCCATTTGGCTATCGCACGGTCGAAGAGATTGGGCGCTATTTGGAAGGCGCCGAGGGGATTATGCCGCTCAACACAGCCCTCGATTTACAAATTAAGCAAAAATTATTGCCCAAATTGCGGGGTGATGATAGCCCACGCTTTCGCAATGGCTTGCGCAGTTTGGCCCAATTGTTTGCTGCATATCCCCAATCGCAAACCAAAATTCAGGCCATGCTCGAACGACTCGATCGCGAGGGCTTTGCTGATTTTTATTAAATGAGGGGTCAGGGGCTAGGGCTTAGGATTCAGGGAGAAAGAATATAGAACATAGAGCATAGAACATAGGTAGAATATAGGCATTGAGGGTTGAGGTCGGGAATCGCCAATCTTTCGTTTCAGCAAGGAACCACTATTTCCCATCAATTGCAATTTATTGGGATTGCGTTCCCTCACCCCTAGCCCCGCTCCCACTGCGGCAGGAGCGGGGAGACCCATGGAGCGGTTCCCCCTCGCCTGCTTGGCGGGAGAGGGGGCTAGGGGGTGAGGGAATAAAACGCTATTTTTAGATATAGGAATTGGTAGCAAGCGTCGGAACATCCTTCGTGGTTAAATCTAGACTATTAACTTATAGCTCATTAAGGCATTATGACAAAACGTTTAGGAATTCTTGGTGGCGGCCAATTGGCGCGGATGTTGGTGCAAGCGGCGATTCCCTTGGGAATTGAAACCGTGGTTTTAGCCAACCGCAACGACGAGCCAGCGGCATTAGTCAGCAAAGCGGTGGTTGGCGAGTGGAATGATCGAGCCTTGCTTGATCAATTTGCTCAAGCGGTTGATGTAGTGGTACTCGAAAACGAGTTTATTGGCTCGGAAAAATTGGCCTACCTTGCCAGCAAAGGCGTGCAACTCGTGCCCGATCAAGCAACCCTTGGCTTGATCGAGGATAAAGCCCAACAAAAATTAACTTTGGCTGCCGCAGGCTTGCCTGTACCAGCCTTGGCTCTGATCGAATCGTTGGACGATGTGGCGGCCTTTGGCGCTGAACATGGCTTTCCGTTGATGTTGAAAACGCGGCGCAACGGCTATGATGGGCGCGGCACGGCCAAAATTCGCAGCGCCGAAGAGATTGGCAGCGCTTGTAGCTCATTGGGTTTTCCCGAAAATCCAGTGTTTGTTGAGGCGTGGGTTCCCTTCGAAGCCGAGTTGGCGACCTTAATTATTCGCTCAGTCAGCGGAGAACAATGTGTTTATCCAGTAATCGAAACCTATCAGCCAAGCGGTGTTTGTCGGGTGGTACGTGCGCCAGCACCCTTCTCAACGGCAATCCAGCAACAAGCCAGCGAGGTGGCGCAGGCGACGGCAGCAGCACTCGGTGGCTTAGGCATCTTGGCGGTTGAAATGTTTCTGAACAGCAAGGGCCAAATTTTGGTCAACGAGCTAGCGCCTCGCCCGCACAACACTGGGCACTATTCAATCGAGGGTTGTTATTGCTCTCAATTTGAAAATACGATTCGCGCAGCGTTGGGCTGGCCGTTGGGCGATCCTCAGTTGCGCCACCAAAGCGCGGTGATGGTCAATGTGCTTGCGCCAACCACCCGACCCTTGGAAAGCAGCTTGATTCAAACCGCGCTCAAACCGCAGGTGCATGTGCATTGGTATGATAAACGCAGCGCCAAGCCAGGCCGTAAAATTGGCCATATCACCGCTGTAGGAGCCGAATCAAGCGAGGTCGAAGCGCGTGCCCAAGCCGCCGTCGATCAGTTAGAACGAGTTTTAGCTGAACCCGTATAATTAAGCAAACAATCCCACATGTCAGGCCAATCGGGAGTTGCAATGGTGCACCCCGATCAACGCTTGGCATTTTTAATTTCACGCCAAAGGAGCATTATGTCAGCCGTTGTTGGAATTGTGATGGGCAGTGATTCGGATTTAGCGACCATGCAGGCAGCCGCCACTATTTGCCAAGAATTTGGCATTGCCTATGAAATGCGGGTGGTTTCGGCGCACCGCACGCCTGCTTTGATGGCCGAGTATGGCCAAACCGCCCATGAACGTGGCCTCAAGGTGATCATTGCTGGGGCGGGCGGGGCTGCTCACTTACCGGGCATGTTGGCAGCCTACACGCCCTTGCCAGTAATTGGTGTGCCCGTGCCAATCGGTCATCTCCAAGGCGTTGATGCCTTGATGTCAATTGTGCAAATGCCTGGTGGCGTGCCGGTTGCCACCGTCGCGATTGGTCAAGCCAAAAATGCAGGTTTATTGGCAATTCAAATTTTGGCAACCGCCGATGCCACCTTACAAGCCAAATTGATTGAATACAAACAAACCATGGCCGCCGAATCGCAAGCCAAAAACACACGGCTTCAGTCAAAGATAGAGCATAGAACATAGAACATTGGCTATGGACTATTGGCTTAGAAGTTCCAAGCAATCGCCGATAGCTCATAGCCTTCAGCCGATAGCCATCCTACAGCTCTGCGCCTCTGCGTTAATATTTCAAGCTTTGTTGCTTGCTACCAAACCATGGCGGCAATGAAAGCCACTCGGCACAAGCAGGCGTTGCTCAAGCACTGCCGCCAACTCAACCTGTATTCCAGTTTGTAGCGCACAAGTGGCTGGCTCTTGATGCTCAGCATCTAGTTGCGCAAGCGTGGCATAGCGCAAACCTTGATCAAACCAAAGCTGGGCATTGGCAAGATTGTAGAGCCGTAGCCAAAGCCACCAACTCAAGCGATAAGCCGCATGATCAATTGGCACTCGCCGTTCGCGGGCCAACAAGCCATGGCCATAACTCGCAGTTTGATGCCAATAGATTGGGTTGATTAAGCTCGCGGTGAGGCTAGTTTGATCACCGTTGCTCAGCGCTTGCGCAACCAAACGTGGCAAGGCTTGCAATCCAGCAAACGAAAGCCGCTCCTCGGGCAATGCTTGGTCGCTCAGCATTTGCCAAGCCTGAAGCATCGCCTCGCGCTGAGCGTTAGTTAGTGCAAATTCCATCAATATCATTCTCGCTGGCTCCGATTGACATAGCTTGGGCTTGGCCGCACAATGGCCTACAATTTGTCAATCAGGAGCAATTTAATATGCATCTTTTAGTGCTACAAGGCCCAAATCTTAACATGCTTGGCCAACGTGAGCCAACAATTTATGGCTCAACCACGCTGGCCGATATTCATAGCGCTATGAACGCAAAAGCCGCCAGCGCAGCCATCGAATTGACCTTCGTGCAATCGAATCATGAAGGCGTGTTGGTTGATACCCTCCACGCTCATTATGGTCAGATTCAGGGCATTATTATCAATCCAGGCGCACTCACCCACTATGGTTTGAGCCTGCGCGATGGCTTAGCCTTGATGGATGTACCGATCATCGAAGTGCATTTATCGAACGTCTATGCACGTGAGGCCTTTCGGCATCACTCGGTGGTTGCGGCAATTGCCCAAGGCCAAATTAGCGGGCTTGGTTGGCAAGGCTATCTATATGCGCTCGATTGGTTTATCCAGCACAAAGCGGCTTAATCAGCCCATTGATCGATGATTGCTGGATGCTGACCCGCCTGCAAAAGCTGCGAGAGTTGCTGATGCTCAGCGGCAATCAAACGCTTAACCAATTCGCCTAAATACAACTCCCCCGCCGCAGTTTGGATGCGTTGAGCATAGCCAGCCCATGGAATTGCCGCGATGGCTTGGGCTAGCTGTTGACGTTGTTGTTGCCATTGCTCTAGGCTGTTGGCTGCATCAACCAACTGAGCTGGCCGATTGGCGTGAGCGGCACAATCATTGGTAGCTTGTTGCTCTAAGGCGATTAATTGAGCTAAATCTGTTGGCTGCACATACTGCATCGCCGCCAAACTAGCCGCCCGCGAGCTTTGTAATAATTCTAAAATGGCTTCTTGTTCAACAAAAACCGCCATGGCAACTCCTTAATTAACAACAAATCACGGTACGCACTCTATGATACGTACCGTGATGGATTTGCAATCGGTCGGGGGAAGGGCTTTCGGCTAGACCTGCTTGGATTCAGCTCGGCTACGGCGAACTTTGAGTACGCGGTTTACCACAAACCAAATCAGGCCTACAGCAATAATTCCCAAAGCAACTTTTTCATAGCGATCAACTAAGCCAAGCACATTTTCCCATTGCGAACCAAGCACAATCCCTGCATAGGTCAAAAGACCATTCCAGATCAATGAGCCAAAGGTTGTCCAAAGCAAAAAGCGCCCCATGGGCATGCGGTTCATGCCTGCTGGAATTGAAATCAAACTACGCACCAAGGGAATCAAGCGCCCAGTAAATACTACAATCTCGCCATATTTAGCAAAGAAGCCCAAGGTTTTATCAATATCAGCTTCGCTGATGAAGAAGAATTTGCCATAGCGGCGGATAAAGCGCCGAATAATCGTTTCGTCGGCCCACATGCCAATATAATAGAGCGCCAGCGCACCCAACACTGCGCCAATTGTGCCAGCCAACAATACTGCAACAAGGTTCATCTCGCCTTTGCCAACAATAAAACCGGCAAATGGCATCACCAATTCTGAAGGGATCGGGGGAAAGAGGTTTTCGGCAAACATCACCAACGCAATGCCTGGATAGCCAAGCGCCGTAATAATCGCAGTAATAATTTCTTGAACTTTGTCCATTATTTCTGACATGAGTGTTTCTGCTCCTTTAAGTGGGGGTTGGTGGGCGGCATTTGTAGGCCACGCTTGCAAACAATACCCTAATCTCGATATTTCGACAAGT
This genomic interval from Herpetosiphon gulosus contains the following:
- a CDS encoding DedA family protein yields the protein MSEIMDKVQEIITAIITALGYPGIALVMFAENLFPPIPSELVMPFAGFIVGKGEMNLVAVLLAGTIGAVLGALALYYIGMWADETIIRRFIRRYGKFFFISEADIDKTLGFFAKYGEIVVFTGRLIPLVRSLISIPAGMNRMPMGRFLLWTTFGSLIWNGLLTYAGIVLGSQWENVLGLVDRYEKVALGIIAVGLIWFVVNRVLKVRRSRAESKQV
- a CDS encoding AAA family ATPase; translated protein: MSQSEPIQWNAVALQALQVEGVNERWNAVQEQLHPILVALSEQLDSAAARQFPNTWGLYEVSAKTVRAVNRGRQRDPIDDYHVVIDRPPRGCHIYLGVSGSEERILVGIQLWNKRKRELAAVWDRGRVLWEPLIRSLPDVRYTRGEHAEQQLWLDDYLANRSSNYLWAGWSYPWQQALDDSQQFNLQLINHMLALLPLNEAIMEIAEEEWELPPSHLREARQSYATGFNSPSIEEISASIRQRGFIYPDAVLRSYHIALQTKPLVILPGISGTGKTRLTRVYADAVHQIAPHSDNPYYLAVAVQPDWHNARDLLGYFNALTQTFQPTPTLRLLLRASADPANPYFLCLDELNLARPEYYLAPILSALETAEHLIDLGIPQEVAQTVDGESVRNPLRLPLNVHIIGTVNVDESTFTLSDKLLDRANVIELTEVDLAAWRASYRRPFNLTAWQLLLELQPILASLGHPFGYRTVEEIGRYLEGAEGIMPLNTALDLQIKQKLLPKLRGDDSPRFRNGLRSLAQLFAAYPQSQTKIQAMLERLDREGFADFY
- the aroQ gene encoding type II 3-dehydroquinate dehydratase, with product MHLLVLQGPNLNMLGQREPTIYGSTTLADIHSAMNAKAASAAIELTFVQSNHEGVLVDTLHAHYGQIQGIIINPGALTHYGLSLRDGLALMDVPIIEVHLSNVYAREAFRHHSVVAAIAQGQISGLGWQGYLYALDWFIQHKAA
- a CDS encoding FHA domain-containing protein codes for the protein MTRCIHCGAAIQPNTKFCPSCGKSQQAAPNQANPALGGGATTILHSSMAFLEVQETGQAPRQIPLANQPVTFGRKPDNDIIASSRFVSSNHARIEPDGQRHVIIDLGSTNGLLFQSQRVPRHSFNDGDSVRIGDPVTGNFVTLTYRNQKVATPPAEAGHVSRFDLSNKPAVTIGREGSALNLPNPQVSRNHAEIRAIQGGHEVRDLGSTNGTFVNGNRITTTRLNRGDVIQIGPFKLVYDGTSLDQFDQRGALRIDAHSLVRLVGGNRVILNNVSLVIEPREFIALVGGSGAGKSTLMGALSGYNRANKGAVLVNGDDYYANFDAYRAILGYVPQDDILHSSLPVDVALRYTAKLRLPADTASSEIEARIDRVLKDVEMSAHRGKQVNQLSGGQRKRVSISSELLADPSLFFLDEPTSGLDPGLEKKMMYTLRQLADSGRTIVLVTHATANITQCDHVVFMADGRMVWFGPPSEALTFFNVTSGDFADIYTKLEGDADPNHPLTTTELKQEFETWRQHNNQVRQAPRLSELWEIRFRNSEAYRKYVWERLQRAPQVPVMTPPQAPIPQAAVPGAYPNQVSVSIPTSAAPAGRPKPPPVSAMRQFGIMTRRYLRLIAADKRNLGILLLQAPIIGMILLLVAKEDAFRRPNSADARMVPFLLGAIAVWFGILNSAREITKEGPIYRRERLANLKIVPYLGSKVLVLAGLCLIQSIILMVILGTKVDFDLGLEVPFGVWGGFLVTTFLTSLTGLGVGLLISASASSSDKAMSIIPFALIPQIVFALALLPLPAALAPVSFLVGSRWAMQAYGSIGGLGEPFDPGKCRAGQIPSPSTCEVFPTVGYDDSAGYIFLTWFILIGYTMACLAITAWLLKRRDKEA
- the purE gene encoding 5-(carboxyamino)imidazole ribonucleotide mutase, whose protein sequence is MSAVVGIVMGSDSDLATMQAAATICQEFGIAYEMRVVSAHRTPALMAEYGQTAHERGLKVIIAGAGGAAHLPGMLAAYTPLPVIGVPVPIGHLQGVDALMSIVQMPGGVPVATVAIGQAKNAGLLAIQILATADATLQAKLIEYKQTMAAESQAKNTRLQSKIEHRT
- a CDS encoding 5-(carboxyamino)imidazole ribonucleotide synthase, with translation MTKRLGILGGGQLARMLVQAAIPLGIETVVLANRNDEPAALVSKAVVGEWNDRALLDQFAQAVDVVVLENEFIGSEKLAYLASKGVQLVPDQATLGLIEDKAQQKLTLAAAGLPVPALALIESLDDVAAFGAEHGFPLMLKTRRNGYDGRGTAKIRSAEEIGSACSSLGFPENPVFVEAWVPFEAELATLIIRSVSGEQCVYPVIETYQPSGVCRVVRAPAPFSTAIQQQASEVAQATAAALGGLGILAVEMFLNSKGQILVNELAPRPHNTGHYSIEGCYCSQFENTIRAALGWPLGDPQLRHQSAVMVNVLAPTTRPLESSLIQTALKPQVHVHWYDKRSAKPGRKIGHITAVGAESSEVEARAQAAVDQLERVLAEPV